One Deinococcus planocerae DNA window includes the following coding sequences:
- a CDS encoding inorganic pyrophosphatase has translation MVVDRPLGSVHPRWPGLVYEVNSGEVPGTVGGDGEPLDAYLLGWAEPVLEAQGVVMALILRADDAEDKLVVVPGGVTLTDGEIMKTASFQERYFDSRVVR, from the coding sequence GTGGTCGTGGACCGCCCGCTGGGGAGCGTCCACCCGCGCTGGCCGGGCCTCGTGTACGAGGTGAACTCCGGCGAGGTGCCGGGAACGGTCGGCGGCGACGGCGAGCCTCTCGACGCCTACCTCCTGGGCTGGGCCGAGCCCGTCCTAGAGGCGCAAGGGGTCGTGATGGCCCTGATCCTGCGTGCGGACGATGCGGAGGACAAACTCGTCGTGGTGCCAGGCGGGGTGACCCTGACGGATGGGGAGATCATGAAGACCGCATCGTTTCAGGAGCGGTATTTCGACTCGCGCGTCGTGCGTTAG
- a CDS encoding SDR family oxidoreductase, with translation MTAPDRPVTLITGATGGIGTALARELAGRHDLILQGRDPERLASLAAEVGGVSLPLDLTGPETFEAALSGVGRVTNVVHNAGVVELGAVAEQGHAVWTHTLAVNVVAPAELTRLLLPRVRAERGTVVFVNSGAGLRANPEWSSYAASKFALKALADALRDEEARHGVRVTTVYPGRTATPMQQKVRTQEGGVYDPGEFIDPATVASTIRFVLETPRDATLPDVSVRPGPR, from the coding sequence ATGACGGCTCCAGACAGACCCGTGACGCTGATCACCGGGGCGACGGGCGGGATCGGGACGGCCCTCGCGCGGGAACTCGCGGGCAGACATGACCTGATCTTGCAGGGGCGGGACCCGGAGCGGCTCGCGTCCCTGGCTGCCGAGGTGGGCGGGGTGAGCCTGCCGCTCGACCTCACCGGCCCGGAGACCTTCGAGGCGGCGCTCTCGGGCGTCGGGCGGGTCACGAACGTCGTCCACAACGCGGGCGTCGTCGAACTGGGCGCGGTCGCCGAACAGGGGCACGCGGTCTGGACGCACACCCTCGCGGTGAACGTGGTCGCCCCCGCCGAGCTGACCCGGCTCCTTCTGCCACGGGTGCGGGCGGAGCGGGGCACGGTCGTCTTCGTGAACAGCGGGGCCGGGTTGCGGGCCAACCCGGAGTGGAGCAGCTACGCGGCAAGCAAGTTCGCCCTCAAGGCCCTCGCCGACGCCCTGCGCGACGAGGAGGCCCGCCACGGCGTGCGGGTCACGACCGTCTATCCGGGCCGCACCGCGACCCCGATGCAGCAGAAGGTGCGGACCCAGGAGGGCGGAGTGTACGACCCCGGCGAATTCATCGACCCGGCCACCGTCGCCTCCACGATCCGCTTTGTGCTGGAGACGCCGCGCGACGCCACCCTGCCCGACGTGAGCGTTCGGCCCGGGCCGCGTTGA
- a CDS encoding Crp/Fnr family transcriptional regulator translates to MSRLDDLQRSPLFQNVPGDAVREAARAVTERTFRPGGVLIEQDAPGEALHLITHGVVRVSRVSLGTRERVMGDLYAPGVVGETAVLSRQERSATVRALTEARTLMLYREHFEQILRRHPRVLWNLAALLAERVTFLNDELIAFGQNTEAALAHVLTHLHRVRVRAGVPHPEELPLTTHDIMQRVSSSRETVARVLRRLEDRGVLRATAHAVTLLDPGALEAVSIEEADPV, encoded by the coding sequence ATGTCGCGCCTGGACGATCTTCAACGCTCGCCGCTCTTCCAGAACGTCCCCGGCGACGCCGTGCGGGAGGCCGCCCGGGCGGTTACCGAGCGGACCTTCCGGCCCGGCGGCGTCCTGATCGAGCAAGACGCTCCCGGCGAGGCGCTGCACCTGATCACGCACGGGGTGGTGCGGGTGAGCCGGGTCAGCCTGGGCACCCGCGAGCGCGTGATGGGCGACCTCTACGCGCCCGGGGTGGTGGGCGAGACCGCCGTGCTCTCGCGCCAGGAGCGCAGCGCGACCGTGCGGGCCCTGACCGAGGCGCGCACCCTGATGCTCTACCGCGAGCACTTCGAGCAGATCCTCAGGCGCCACCCGCGCGTGCTGTGGAACCTCGCCGCCCTGCTCGCCGAGCGGGTGACCTTCCTCAACGACGAGCTGATCGCCTTCGGGCAAAACACCGAGGCGGCGCTCGCGCACGTCCTGACCCACCTCCACCGCGTGCGCGTCCGGGCGGGCGTGCCCCACCCGGAAGAGCTGCCGCTCACGACCCACGACATCATGCAGCGCGTGAGCAGCAGCCGCGAGACCGTCGCCCGCGTCCTGAGGCGGCTGGAGGACCGCGGCGTCCTGCGCGCCACCGCCCACGCGGTTACCCTCCTCGACCCCGGCGCCCTGGAGGCCGTCTCCATCGAGGAGGCCGACCCCGTTTGA
- a CDS encoding HD domain-containing phosphohydrolase → MSRPQESPENTGGADLRARVDSLNEAATALLGVDDGRALELAGLALELTGEQTYTPGAARAAYLQGLAHTERGDGERALLCLQTALSGFEQLQEPLGVCETREALGRLSLQLGAMPVAEQHLQEALSLARTCGDAEAEARVLNLLGGVFHRNGLYLPCLELLLKALELHRRLGNTQEEANLLCNVGVLQISLGRYPDALDSLSQSYQLLKNEVKNERTKGIVLINLAHLYLSIDEPQSALAYCEEALQTSAERQDRLMEANAILNTGMAQEKLGWDRQAEHSFRAALALSRDIPYRQGELSALDGLGNVFAGRGQWPQAAAAHAEAVTIAQETQDLEGELDALKHLGEVQAELGNLPGALASLGRALALAQEADHKKTVYEVHRALAGVYKRAGDFERALRHHERYHEAERALFNEESDRKTSELTARFDLERARHDAEMQRLEREMAETARGKAEALVRERTRELEQAQVEIVTRLALAAEYRDDLTGEHTWRVGHVSALIAQELGLPEEDVALLRIAARLHDVGKIGIPDAILLKPGRFTPEEFERMKAHTLIGARILSGGHSRLLRMAEEIAESHHERWDGAGYPLGKAGTSIPVTGRIVSVADVYDALTSERPYKKAWSREEALAELQRQAGTQFDPEVVEAGIRVFTRTDVARPPAAHAGAVARR, encoded by the coding sequence GTGTCGAGGCCCCAGGAAAGTCCGGAGAACACGGGGGGTGCCGACCTCCGGGCGAGGGTGGATTCGCTCAACGAGGCCGCGACCGCACTCCTGGGGGTCGACGACGGACGCGCTCTGGAACTGGCCGGGCTGGCCCTCGAGCTCACCGGAGAGCAGACGTACACGCCGGGAGCCGCCCGCGCCGCCTACCTTCAGGGGCTGGCCCACACCGAACGCGGGGACGGCGAACGTGCCCTCCTTTGCCTGCAAACGGCCCTGAGCGGGTTCGAGCAACTCCAAGAACCCCTGGGCGTCTGCGAGACCAGGGAAGCCTTGGGCAGGCTTTCGCTTCAACTCGGCGCCATGCCCGTCGCCGAACAACACCTGCAAGAAGCCCTGAGCCTGGCCCGCACCTGTGGCGACGCCGAGGCCGAGGCACGGGTCCTGAACCTGCTGGGCGGCGTCTTCCACCGCAACGGACTGTATCTTCCCTGTCTCGAACTGCTCCTCAAGGCGCTGGAGCTTCACCGGCGACTGGGCAACACCCAGGAGGAGGCCAACCTTTTGTGCAACGTCGGGGTGCTGCAAATCAGCCTCGGACGGTATCCCGACGCCCTGGACAGCCTCTCTCAGTCTTACCAGTTGCTGAAAAACGAGGTCAAAAACGAGCGGACCAAGGGCATCGTACTGATCAACCTCGCCCACCTCTATCTCAGCATCGACGAGCCGCAGAGTGCGCTTGCCTACTGTGAGGAGGCGCTTCAAACGTCGGCGGAGCGGCAAGACCGGCTGATGGAGGCGAACGCCATCCTCAACACCGGGATGGCGCAGGAGAAACTGGGCTGGGACCGGCAGGCCGAGCATTCGTTTCGCGCGGCGCTGGCGCTCTCCAGAGACATCCCGTACCGTCAGGGCGAACTCTCGGCCCTCGACGGCCTGGGCAACGTCTTCGCGGGGCGCGGGCAGTGGCCCCAGGCCGCCGCCGCCCACGCCGAGGCCGTGACCATCGCCCAGGAGACCCAGGACCTGGAGGGCGAGCTCGACGCCCTCAAGCACCTGGGGGAGGTGCAGGCCGAACTGGGAAATCTGCCCGGGGCGCTCGCCTCCCTGGGGCGGGCGCTGGCCCTGGCGCAGGAGGCCGACCACAAGAAGACCGTGTACGAGGTCCACCGGGCCCTGGCGGGCGTGTACAAGCGGGCGGGCGACTTCGAGCGGGCCCTGCGCCACCACGAGCGCTACCACGAGGCCGAGCGCGCCCTGTTCAACGAGGAGAGCGACCGGAAGACGAGCGAATTGACGGCCCGCTTCGACCTGGAGCGCGCCCGGCACGACGCCGAGATGCAGCGCCTGGAGCGCGAGATGGCCGAGACGGCGCGGGGGAAGGCCGAGGCCCTCGTGCGCGAGCGCACCCGTGAGCTGGAGCAGGCGCAGGTCGAGATCGTGACCCGGCTGGCCCTGGCCGCCGAGTACCGCGACGACCTGACGGGCGAGCACACCTGGCGGGTGGGGCACGTCTCGGCCCTGATCGCCCAGGAACTGGGCCTGCCCGAGGAGGACGTGGCCCTCTTGCGCATCGCCGCGCGGCTGCACGACGTGGGCAAGATCGGCATTCCCGACGCGATCCTCCTCAAGCCTGGCAGGTTCACCCCCGAGGAGTTCGAGCGGATGAAGGCGCACACCCTCATCGGCGCGCGCATCCTCTCGGGCGGGCACTCCCGGCTGCTGCGCATGGCCGAGGAGATCGCGGAGTCGCACCACGAGCGCTGGGACGGCGCGGGCTACCCGCTCGGCAAGGCCGGGACGAGCATCCCGGTCACGGGCCGCATCGTCTCGGTCGCGGACGTCTACGACGCCCTGACGAGCGAGCGCCCCTACAAGAAGGCCTGGTCGCGCGAGGAGGCGCTGGCCGAGTTGCAAAGGCAGGCGGGCACCCAGTTCGACCCCGAGGTCGTGGAGGCGGGCATCCGGGTCTTCACCCGGACCGACGTCGCCCGCCCGCCCGCCGCGCACGCTGGGGCCGTCGCCCGGCGCTAG
- a CDS encoding S8 family peptidase: MKPSKMLQTALGLCTAALIVGCNQSSTAPTAQAESKRPEYVMSVPVTAGDTPQTLEARYGGRVVEFNAEAGVAIMGTGDGQTQALNMQALSLSGVRAEPNRKQFRGGGVAMMSGSRSMWAGGSRSMWAGGSRSMWAGGVYASVAENTVSFQQVKLERAHALAPNLGAGVKVAVIDTGLDLGHAAFAGSLAPVTEWKDYVGGDAVPQEEGTLGVGGYGHGTAVASIVLQVAPLATILPIRVLDSDGAGDTDHVASAIYYAAEQGARVINLSLGSVTRSDVIEQAVKYVTEKKNILVVSSAGNENTNAITYPAAHAFDGADGDRSLSVGSVNARDLKSSFSNYQKDKLELMAPGENIFAAGPGGLLVSWSGTSMAAPIVTGGLALALGQTLSVGLKDVTKKMTENGQDLYTGGLNSAYKDMLGKGRLNLERFLTNAVKY, encoded by the coding sequence ATGAAGCCAAGCAAGATGTTGCAAACGGCCCTGGGCCTGTGCACGGCGGCGCTGATCGTGGGATGCAACCAGTCCTCCACCGCCCCGACCGCGCAGGCGGAGTCGAAGCGGCCCGAGTACGTCATGAGCGTGCCCGTCACGGCGGGAGACACGCCGCAGACGTTGGAAGCTCGCTACGGGGGCCGGGTCGTCGAGTTCAACGCCGAGGCGGGAGTCGCAATCATGGGGACGGGCGACGGGCAGACGCAGGCCCTGAACATGCAGGCCCTGAGCCTGAGCGGGGTGCGCGCCGAGCCGAACCGCAAACAGTTCCGGGGGGGCGGGGTGGCGATGATGAGCGGCAGCCGCAGCATGTGGGCTGGCGGCAGCCGCAGCATGTGGGCCGGCGGCAGCCGCAGCATGTGGGCCGGCGGTGTCTACGCTTCGGTCGCGGAGAACACGGTTTCCTTCCAGCAGGTCAAGCTGGAAAGAGCCCACGCCCTCGCCCCCAATCTCGGCGCGGGAGTGAAGGTCGCCGTGATCGACACCGGCCTCGACCTGGGCCACGCCGCCTTCGCGGGCAGCCTGGCTCCCGTGACCGAGTGGAAGGACTACGTGGGGGGCGACGCCGTGCCGCAGGAGGAGGGCACCCTCGGCGTCGGCGGGTACGGCCACGGCACGGCGGTCGCCAGCATCGTCTTGCAGGTCGCGCCCCTGGCGACCATCCTGCCGATCCGTGTGCTGGACTCCGACGGCGCGGGCGACACGGACCACGTGGCGAGCGCCATCTACTACGCGGCGGAGCAGGGCGCCCGGGTGATCAACCTCAGCCTGGGGAGCGTCACCAGGTCCGACGTGATCGAGCAGGCGGTGAAGTACGTCACCGAGAAGAAAAACATCCTCGTCGTCTCCTCGGCGGGCAACGAGAACACCAACGCCATCACCTACCCCGCCGCTCACGCCTTCGACGGCGCGGACGGGGACCGCAGCCTGAGCGTGGGCAGCGTGAACGCGCGAGACCTCAAGTCCTCCTTTTCCAACTACCAGAAAGACAAGCTCGAACTCATGGCGCCCGGCGAGAACATCTTCGCCGCCGGGCCGGGCGGCCTGCTGGTGTCGTGGAGCGGCACGTCGATGGCGGCCCCCATCGTGACGGGCGGGCTGGCCCTCGCGCTGGGGCAGACCCTCTCCGTCGGCCTCAAGGACGTGACCAAGAAGATGACCGAGAACGGCCAGGACCTTTACACGGGCGGCCTGAACTCGGCCTACAAGGACATGCTCGGCAAGGGACGACTCAACCTGGAAAGGTTCTTGACCAACGCCGTCAAGTACTAG
- a CDS encoding HAD family hydrolase, whose product MKAVLFDLDGTLHDRAATLRGWLAGHVARYGLPDGYAERFTVLDDLGYRPKREVMPLLVHEFALTRDPQVLLDDFSAHSLAAPVPMPHAHDVLRELRWRGVQVGVVTNGWVEAQTACLERSALAPLVDDVVISQGVGLSKPDPAIYTLALSRLGVSAADAWFVGDSPRNDVWGPQQVGLRAAYLPTGHALKGEVPDAVLGDLRDVLSLPGR is encoded by the coding sequence TTGAAGGCCGTCCTCTTCGACCTTGACGGAACCCTGCACGACCGCGCCGCGACCCTGCGAGGCTGGCTCGCCGGGCATGTAGCGCGGTATGGATTGCCGGACGGGTACGCCGAGCGGTTCACGGTCCTCGACGACCTCGGCTACCGCCCCAAGCGCGAGGTGATGCCGCTCCTCGTGCATGAATTTGCCCTGACGCGCGACCCGCAGGTGCTCCTCGACGACTTCTCGGCGCACTCGCTCGCCGCCCCCGTGCCCATGCCCCACGCCCACGATGTGCTGCGCGAGTTGCGGTGGCGCGGCGTCCAGGTCGGCGTCGTGACAAACGGCTGGGTGGAGGCGCAGACCGCCTGCCTGGAGCGCAGCGCCCTCGCCCCCCTCGTGGACGACGTGGTGATCAGTCAGGGAGTGGGCCTGAGCAAACCCGACCCCGCCATCTACACGCTCGCCCTCTCCCGGCTAGGCGTGAGCGCGGCGGACGCCTGGTTCGTCGGCGACTCGCCCCGCAACGACGTGTGGGGACCGCAACAGGTGGGCTTACGCGCGGCCTACCTTCCCACCGGGCACGCGCTGAAGGGGGAGGTACCCGACGCGGTACTGGGCGACCTGCGGGACGTGCTGAGCCTGCCGGGACGGTGA
- a CDS encoding class I SAM-dependent rRNA methyltransferase, producing the protein MTKASRQAGVTLKPGAVRRIAGRYPFGHAGDIEASDAGVTPGQVVDVRGPDGKVIGRGYFNPEGATPLRMLTWTREEIDLNFYRSRVRAALARRAGRIQGTDALRVLHAEADGLPGVIADRFGDVLGVQFRNAGVERHRDLILRALREETGAASAYERSDTGERRREGLDLRAGPLWGDVPGRVTFFEDDLSLHFHPLDAQKTGFFLDQRDNRRLMRSLVKSGEGFLDVYSYTGGFSLHAARAGARPVALDRDEQALGVLEREARENGVEVGVRWGDALETLTALERARRTFGAAVFDPPTLAKRKEDVPRTKRIFTDGAERVLRMLRPGGHLLVSTCAHYIGVSDLLDAARVAAGEAGCDAEVVTVTYQPADHPHLLSVPESLYLKSLLLRKEA; encoded by the coding sequence ATGACGAAGGCGAGCAGACAGGCGGGCGTGACCCTCAAGCCGGGGGCAGTGCGGCGAATAGCGGGCCGCTATCCCTTCGGACACGCCGGGGACATCGAGGCATCGGACGCGGGGGTCACCCCGGGGCAGGTCGTGGACGTGCGCGGGCCGGACGGCAAGGTCATCGGGCGCGGGTACTTCAACCCCGAGGGCGCGACCCCCCTGCGGATGCTGACCTGGACCCGGGAGGAGATCGACCTCAACTTCTACCGCTCGCGGGTGCGGGCGGCCCTCGCTCGCCGGGCCGGGCGGATTCAGGGCACCGACGCCCTGCGGGTGCTGCACGCCGAGGCCGACGGGCTGCCCGGCGTGATCGCCGACCGCTTCGGGGACGTGCTGGGGGTGCAGTTTCGCAACGCGGGCGTGGAGCGCCACCGCGACCTGATCCTGCGGGCCCTGCGCGAGGAGACGGGGGCCGCCTCCGCCTACGAGCGCAGCGACACGGGCGAGCGCCGCCGGGAAGGGCTCGACCTGCGCGCGGGCCCTCTCTGGGGCGACGTGCCGGGGCGCGTGACCTTTTTTGAAGACGACCTCTCGCTGCATTTCCATCCCCTCGACGCGCAGAAGACGGGCTTTTTCCTCGATCAGCGCGACAACCGCCGCCTGATGCGGTCGCTGGTCAAGAGCGGCGAGGGGTTTCTCGACGTGTACTCGTACACCGGGGGCTTCAGCCTGCACGCGGCGCGGGCGGGGGCGCGGCCCGTGGCGCTCGACAGGGACGAGCAGGCCCTCGGGGTGCTGGAGCGCGAGGCCCGCGAGAACGGGGTGGAGGTCGGCGTGCGCTGGGGAGACGCGCTGGAGACCCTGACGGCCCTGGAGCGCGCGAGGCGGACCTTCGGCGCGGCGGTGTTCGACCCCCCCACCCTCGCCAAACGCAAGGAGGACGTGCCGCGCACCAAGCGCATCTTCACCGACGGGGCCGAGCGCGTCCTGCGGATGCTGCGGCCCGGCGGGCACCTCCTCGTGAGCACCTGCGCGCACTACATCGGGGTGAGTGACCTCCTCGACGCCGCCCGCGTCGCCGCCGGGGAAGCGGGGTGCGACGCCGAGGTCGTCACCGTGACCTACCAGCCCGCCGACCACCCCCACCTGCTGAGCGTGCCCGAAAGCCTCTACCTCAAGAGCCTGCTCCTGCGCAAGGAGGCGTAG
- a CDS encoding NAD(P)/FAD-dependent oxidoreductase produces MDTFDVIVVGAGAAGVNAALVLGRARRRVLLLDGGPPRNAPAGEAHGLLTRDGIRPLDLKERALADLAPYPVTVCAAVAREVRRLPQGFAVRHDGGWALGRRLLLAAGVRDVLPPVAGLRERWGHLVHHCPYCDGWEYRGRPLGVLGSGDAGHHLALNIRAWSDRVTLFTDGPDGMTGAQRRDLARLGVTIVRAPLARLTGKDRLCLHLRPREARLLDALFLSPEQTPGSSLPTSLGCAMNAKGRVTVDERGETSVPGVFAAGDLAGAPQYVVNAAASGMTAAVGINTTLIHEEVEALGAAFHKGNSHKGGA; encoded by the coding sequence ATGGACACCTTCGACGTGATCGTGGTGGGGGCCGGGGCGGCGGGGGTGAACGCGGCGCTCGTGCTGGGGCGGGCCCGGCGCCGGGTGCTGCTCCTCGACGGCGGCCCGCCCCGCAACGCCCCGGCGGGGGAGGCGCACGGCCTGCTCACGCGCGACGGCATTCGCCCTCTGGACCTCAAGGAGCGGGCGCTCGCCGACCTCGCCCCCTATCCGGTGACGGTGTGCGCGGCGGTGGCGCGGGAGGTGAGGCGTCTGCCGCAGGGCTTCGCGGTGCGGCACGACGGCGGGTGGGCCCTGGGCCGACGCCTGCTCCTCGCCGCCGGGGTGCGGGACGTGTTGCCGCCGGTCGCGGGGCTGCGTGAGCGCTGGGGGCACCTCGTCCACCACTGCCCGTACTGCGACGGCTGGGAGTACCGGGGCCGCCCGCTCGGGGTGCTCGGAAGCGGGGACGCCGGGCACCACCTCGCCCTCAACATTCGCGCGTGGTCGGATCGGGTCACCCTCTTCACCGACGGGCCGGACGGGATGACGGGCGCGCAGCGCCGGGACCTCGCGCGGCTGGGCGTCACCATCGTGAGGGCGCCGCTCGCCCGCCTGACCGGAAAAGACCGGCTGTGCCTCCACCTGCGCCCCCGGGAGGCCCGCCTCCTCGACGCCCTCTTCCTGAGCCCGGAGCAGACGCCGGGAAGCAGCCTGCCTACCTCCCTCGGCTGCGCAATGAACGCCAAGGGCCGGGTGACCGTGGACGAGCGAGGCGAGACCAGCGTGCCGGGCGTCTTCGCGGCGGGCGACCTCGCTGGGGCGCCGCAGTACGTCGTGAACGCCGCCGCGAGCGGTATGACCGCCGCCGTGGGGATCAACACCACCTTGATCCACGAGGAGGTGGAGGCGCTGGGCGCGGCCTTCCACAAAGGCAACAGCCACAAGGGCGGAGCTTGA